In Alosa sapidissima isolate fAloSap1 chromosome 5, fAloSap1.pri, whole genome shotgun sequence, the genomic stretch ctgtgtgtgtcacaaacacacacccacatacactgtTTTTATCCGTGTTGTGTGGCATTTATCATGACTGTCAtgcattggcggagcgagggggtggcttcgggggctcaagccccgatTTTTTTTCAAAAGCCCCGATTCATGCATTGCTTATGTTTCAGGAATTGACATTGACATCAATTTGTTGATGTAAAAAGAAATGAATaaattaaacacacagacaaacacacacacagaaatagagagagatagcagaagagagagagcgggagacagacagaacggaaaaaaaaaaaaaacagtctgcaTTCTGTTTTAACATGAGACAAACATGATCACTATCACAAACAGCATGATATTATGTCATTAGATAATTTAGAAGATGTGCACCTACTCTTTCATCCCTATTAAGGGGATTTATGACACGTGGGGGGAAATCCCTCGCTGGCATTATCCTAAAGGAAATTTCTGTAAACAatgattttattatattattattattttgtttaatgtaattttatttaattcagTCTTCTTCCATTATTCTGTCAATGTATTAGTGAATGATTAACATATTAGGATTTTAGTTCCCCATACATTTGAGTGTTGGGTGTTTTGGTTCCGAGGGGAGTGGTTTCCCCACCGGACAGTTCTTGAGAAGAAGTTGAGTTGGGAAGGGAGCGCGCGGCAGGCTACTGTGTGTTGGCTTGTCTGATGTGGTTGGAATAAAGAAGTTATAACCGAAGTGTAACCTGTCTTCATCTTGCCCACGTCTGAGAGACTGGAGAGTGTGAACTCTGCAAACCCACGAATTATCAGGTTACATTTCCACTAATTGTAAGGTGTAATCAAGGGATTTTATGTTGATGAGGATATAGTGCATTGAGAAGTTGATTAGACTGAGGAGCACTTTACCTGAGTAATCCCAGATGCTTATCAAACAcatacttaacacacacacacacacacacaaacatgcatgcatgcacacacgcacaagcgcacacacacacacagaaataattCTGGTTCTTCTGTAATGGTAATGCATGCAGAGATGTGTAATGGTGGACCCAGATGTCATGCAGCTCCTTATTAACAGTACTTAATGAACAGCTGCAGCAACACTGCGGCATGATGGTTTACATTTGTACACCCTTCCAACTGGTAGGGTGGTAAGGAGTAAGATTCACTggcatacagtacagtagttCTGGTTTATTTCATATCTGTGGTGTACTATTTGTTTTGCCGTTTACATATGCAATTTTCACTGATTTGTGTATACAAAATGTGGTTTGTTAAGGCTGCATCTTTCAAACCTCTTACTAACCTCACACAATCTTCATAACACTCTTTAACCAACCCCTcgacccaaccccactcccatccctttatccacacacacacacatacacagaccttGTTCTCTAATGACACACCAGAAAAAAGCATGATAAAAGCTTTATTAAATGGCTGACATGGTTCTCCTAATGACTCAACCTCTCATTGATTTATTAAAAGCATGGACAAGGCCATttgccttctctttctttcatcacATGCTGCACGTTGCTTGAAGTGATTCAGTTTTGGAGAGAGTTACAGTAGTTTTGAAGCTCGAAAACACTGCAGGGCCTGTGACAGCACTGCTCCAcaatccctctcctctccacactccCCCTTCTCTGGAGCATGGTTTCTTCCATGTCTTTGTAGGGGTACTCTGCCACCTCGTTGTCCTGGCTGGATTTGGGGGGCAGGAATTCTAATAGGAGAAAACAAGGCTTTACTTTTTCACATTTCAAATGAGTGAATCAGTGGACTGTGTTTTAATATTTGAAATTGTCTTGGCAGAACTAGAAAACCACAACACAGACAGGCACTTGTGCAGTGCTGTTCGGTGATAAAATGggaactgtgaaaatgtcactcTCTGTGCTTAGCAGAATGTATTCAGTAGTCACCAGAGATCTGGATCAACATGCGCTCATGCATTGCTGCCATtagcacatttattttgtattttctctgggaaagtgtctctctctctctctctctctccctctctctctccctggctctctctgtccttctctctctacatccttctatctttctctctccctcctccttgaTGTTTgaatcttcctcttcctctttcatttgttcagttgtCTTACCCTGAAGTGGGTCCACATCTCTCTTTGGGTTGTAGAAGAAGCCCTGGTCTCCACACACCAGGTACAGTGCGTCCACCAGGTGCGACCCGCACAGGTGTTGGGCGGTGGCGGCGTCGCCGCCCATGGTGGACAGAGCCATCACGATGAGCAGAGCAGCTGTTTGGAGCCAGAGAGCCATGGCAACAGTGGACTGTCCCACACAAGAATGTTAAAGGTGTTAAAACAGTTTTAAACACCTTATAACTaatcttaaaggggtggttcaggattttggacataggacctcatttccaagttagcaagtgtaatatttatcagtggagaccgttttcaacacgtttcatccagtccttctagttgcagagttcgcaggtgctaggctagcgcaagtcaacagtatgttagcctgccactaaaaacagtcttacccactccacagtacacccaaggcaaataaattattaacctgaaccacccctttaaactTCTGTATGTATTTTAACTTATATAACCTTTTTTAACTCTTTTGCTCATAATGTAAATCCTCATGTATTTCAGTTGTCTTGGTAAAACTGCTATGTGAGTATTAAATCAAacatgaacttgaacttgaacaagcacacacaccagcaagcaAAGAGTAATTAATTAAAACAGGTAGCTTActgtgaacaacaacaacacaacattaAACTGTATACATACACtgtataaaacaaaaacaaaacatatataTCTCTAAACTACATGTTATGATTAATATAAGGACCAAAGGAAAGGGTGCATAATCCAATGGTTAAGATTTAATGATCAGAAGTACTGCATTATTGTACAAAAGTTTTTGTAAATaatcatttatttttcatttaatcATTTAGCACATGTAATGcatttttatccaaagctaGGCCTATgcattgtaggctatagccttcATACAAATTCATGAGTCTTTTATGTACACTGCCTAGGTATCAAACACACAACCTAAGAGTTGTTTGCACCTCTCTGCTCCAGTGAGACTGGAAAAGTACTCATGATTTAAATGCATCGAATAGACAGGGCGTTATGTTTTCATCATCACATGTAAATTGGGAGACCACAAGGCCCCAATGCTTCAGGAGTTGGCATGCCTCTAACCTCAACATGCGCCCATGACAGCTTCACAAATATCGCCCCACCCCCGCCAGTTATTTCGTTCTGTTCTGAAATGGTTTCTTTGCATTATTCAATTCTGCGCCTGACAGCTTGCGGATGAAGTGCTAGAGCTTTTAAGAAAGCTTTCTTCTCAGCTTGTCTGTGTGCAGAATGTTAATACACCCAAGAGCAGGCAACAAATTAAGCGTCTGTGTTTCCAACTCTATGCTTTCACCTCTAGCGACCCACAAAGTAACATTAATTTAATGAACTGGGCAATACATTTAGCTAATTTAATAGCACGCAACACGCAAGCAGCAGTGGGTGAGCGCATAGATGATGAGGTCCTCAGCACATGGATTTGTGCAGAGTGACAGTTTTCATGAAACTTCTAAAAATCATGAATGACAAACTATCATTTAAAGCCAACCTATGTCATATTTCTCTAGGTGTTAAATAAAACGCTACAAATTACTTAACTGATTTCTGCTACATTAAACCGTATGACGAGTCAATAAATGAGGAAACATTAATATCACAGACTGTTCCCATTGCATGGTTTCTACAGAATGGTCAGAGTAGAGCGCATTGCGGATTCCAATTAGTGCCCACTAAATGTCATGTGGTGAAGCCTCACCTGAGTTGGTCAATGGAGATGGAGGTGTCctggatggagatggagatggacaaGGCTGAGGACGAGCATCAGCAGCCCTGGCCTTATATGTAGGCCTGTCTCCAGTCACAGGGCCTGGCCTCAAGCCTTTTCCTCCCAGGTCAGCGGAAAAGAGGAGTAGACTGAGCAAGCAAACACCCATCGGAATAGATAAGTGCCGGTCGGACGCAAATTGTGCGCCTCATTTAGCGCGTTTGGCTCATTAGGGCGTATTTGAAGCACCTGAGTGCGTACTGAGAGTGATGGCTGTGCTGCGCTAGCTGGATCTGGTCATCATGGCCAACACTCGGTCTAAAGTAGTGAGGCCTCAGAGCACTGGAGGATTCACGTGCTGTGGTGTAACAGTTCATGCCTTTGCCCAGTGCACAAGTGTACAAAACAATCTGGTGAATGGGTTCACCATGTTCCTATGCTTTGGCTGTCTCAAGTTCATCttcaaaatgtgtttgtgatgtCGGTGGGTAGATTCTTTCTGTTGCagggtttcttttttttgtatctCTGTAACTGACAGTATTTTctattttctgtctttcttgtcAGTTTTTCTTCCACCTATACACCTTTTTTTACTTCACATTTTCAGCGATGCGTGACCACAGACAAATATTTAAACCATTAATGTGCCGTGGTTTGGTGCATTATTGGTatagcttttctctctctgccattcATTTGTGTAAAATGTTTTCACCCTtgagtgttgtttttgttttgtttactgaGACATGGTTGGATTTTATAACACATTTTTTCAGTCTTCTGACAAGACTACTTCAGAATTTCAGGGCCGTTTATTTTTGGCAGCAATTGTGTGCTCCTCCTGCAGTTACTGTATAACTGAAGGTGTGTTTGCAAGTCATCTCTGATATAACTTTCTCTTAAGCCTTGAGTATACCACACCATTCGGCAGTTGGTGTGGTTCTGTGAAACCTTATTAAGCTCAATTAAGTACATGCTACTTGAGCCATTTGTTCCTAATTTCTTGCCTTCTGTTCTACTGTAGGTAAATGAATATGCATCTGAGGAAATTATTCAGAAATCACATGTAAAACAAAATGCTTAACCTTTGGCAAGTGACTAGGCCTCATTACCAtttgatattttcaaatgccaAACGGCTGATCTTAATTGTGGCTTTGCTCCCAACAGAGACAGCCGTGATGTACTTAGAACCGCCAGAGGTAGATGTCAAAAGCATTAAGAGTTTGCAAATGGAAGAGTTTTTTTGAGTGAAGGTAAAAATAAACCATGTCTCTCCTGCCCTGGTTAGGCTACTCTTAAGTAAACAACTAAATGCCAAGGGAACACACTGGACTTTTGAATGCATCTCTTTGATAGTGTGGGGATTTCTGGTTTATGTGCCCACCTGCACTGGCAACCAGTGTGGCTTGTGTGACTGCAAGCATGGGGCAGTTTGTTGAGAGCTCACATTCTCTTGCTGCTGCCACCACTTGCTCTTTGTGACTGTTAAGGTCCCCTGTCATGCAGGGTGAATGCTAGAATCATGTGTTTCACTCTTCATGGAGGACACTGAGGTGACTGCCTGATTTTAAGATTTATGAGTGCTGGGCTACAGACACTGATGCTCTGCACTGGAATGTTCCTTTCTTCCTGTGTCACTGTGCTGTGGAGAGTAGTGAACGCTCTTGCAAAGGACCAGGCCAGCCACTGTTTTACTGTTAGTTcttgggtttgtttgtttgctttcattttgtttgtttgcattgtcTCTCTTGCATTGTCTCTCATTGTAACTGCTGGGACTAACATCACTtgcttgggcagccgtggcccactggttagcactctggacttgtaaccggagggttgccggttcaagccccgaccagtgagcctggctgaagtgcccttgagcaaggcacctaacccctcactgctccccgagcgccgccgttgtagcaggcagctcactgtgaacacagtgaagcacacactaatagtgtgtgcttcacctcactgtgtgttcactgtgtgctgtttgtgtttcactaattcaccgattgggttaaatgcagaaaccaaatttccctcacaggatcaaaaaagtagatatacttatactacttaTACATAAGCTCGCACACTTACAGCTCTTGTGCTGGGAGCTGGCTGTTCCTCTTTTGTCCTATCATATAGGCTGTCTCTGTACAAGGCCGGATCCGCAACTCAGTACTGCTCCTTTCGGGTTGGGTGCCACATGGAGGAAGATATTTTCTCGGTGTGTACTGGTAAACAACATTTGTATTTTGTAGTGGTATCCTGTAGTGGTATTTGCTTCTTGTGTTTGCAGTGCTTGCCGTGTTGCATTCTTTTGTGGTGCTGggtttgctgtctctctctctccctctctcaccaggGCCCCTCTCCAAGACGGGAGCAGTGTGTGCTGACCCGACCTTATTAGCCTGAGGAGTCTCATCCAGTTATCCCATGCAGTCTTTCTTACTTACATTCAACTTATATTCAACTTACTTACACACAACTTACATTCTGGATTGTATTTATACTATTTGTAATAAATTTGAGCATTTCGTATATATGCCTTTTAcgaaaagccacacacacacacacacacacatgcaggcgcaTGTACAGTACAATAACTTTCAAACAGTAAGAGTAAGGCTCTTTTATGGCTATTATTACAGAATAACTCATttttattttagtaacaatGGGCATTTTACCTATTGGGTTATAAAAGACCTAcaccatctctttctttctttctttctctctctctttttctctaccaCTCTCTACCGCATTTTTACCTCCCTTTTGATTTTACATCAAGGGCTGGAGGAGTGATTCTGCCAGAAAAACAACTGTTTGACGAGTAAAATTAAATGCTTTGTTTTGAACCATCTCATTTGGCCATTGCAGACAAAGACGGGCTGGTATTTCTAGAGTACCGTAATTGCCTAAAATTATTTCTGACCTACTACCCAAGGGGTGTTGAGTGTGTATGGCCCTTTTCCCTTTCCATTCATGTAAAACAGAAGCCACATCCCATTCTGGCCATtgtaggggaaaaaagaaacaaccaTCCTTCGACAGGGTTGTAAAAGTTGACTCCAGCCCAGGGTTGTTCTGGATTTTTTAACCATGATTTAGGTCTATTAGTATCTGCAGATGGTCCCTTTAATCTAGGTTAAAACACATAACAGTGACTCATATTGCATACAAATGCTAGAATCACATTGCACAGTCCCTTTTAAATCCTCCTACCTGCTCTCTCTGATTTTTTCTCCTTTTAGCATCATATTTATTTGATATATTATTTCTTTTTTAACTCTATGCTAGGTTATCACTTTTGTTTCAGTTAACTCTTTTCAAAAGTAGCTCCTGCCAATCACACCTCCTCTGTTCCACTGAGCATCTTTATGTATGGCACTTTGACTTGCTTCTGGGTAATtgcctgtgtttgtctgtgacgTTGGGAGATGCAAACCTGCAAGCCTCAGGCATGACAAGCAGGATCCCTGGGGGCTGCAATTTATGGATGCTAGCATCTGCTCTAAAGTTTAGTTACACATTATGCAGACCCATTGAAACATACATTAAAAGTTTGCGCTGTGGAGCAACTGACTACAGAATCCATACCACATCTAGGTCCAAGTGCCCGCAGGGACCTGGCACAAGTGACTACAGAATCCATACCACATCTAGGTCCAAGTGCCTGCATGGACCCGGGCAATCTCTCAatcccactccatctctctctcccacttgatTCCTatcactctcttcactgtcctgtctgattaaaggcataaaagcccaaatAATATATTAACCATGTATACATTATATACAGTACTGTCCAATAAATTTGTTGTTTTAGCAATGTTATGTTGACCACGTTTATGTATTTCTATATCAgaatttttttgcagtgttataACAACCACTCCAGTTATGGAGTCAGTTAGTTCATACTGTAAGTGGGAAGGTGACAACAACACTTGGACAGATCAAAGACGAAGACCTTATAGATGAGCTACACCTGGAGAAGCTCATTGCTCAGCTAAAGTGGGAAAGGCATGGTCAAAGGTTTGTATTCAAAGAGCCTCAACGAGGTCAACTGAGATAGTGTTGCCAGCCTGTTGGACAATGAAGGTCACCAGAGacacataaaatacatttcagGTGACCCCTCATTATTGCGCCCTTCTAAGATGCTCTCAACAGCACAGGGTCAGCTCCTGGGTGAGCCACGGCAAGCCAGAGTTACATAGTGCTATTGCGGCGATGTGCCGTTTGGCCTGTTAAGAGTTGatatgccatcaaaatgattttggaaattttattataattatttttaaatgtataaaaaatattttaaggtaaaaaatCTCCTTAGTACCAGTTTAAATACTGtgtacacacaatcacaattcCAATGAAAAGAGTGATGAATAAATGTATGGTCCTTATAGCATAGCTAAAGCAAAACAGGTAAGGTGTCTAAGACTTTTgcacttttgcacagcactgaatATGCACACAGGTGCCATCGttgacagggatggattactgcacgggcctaccgggcccaggcccggggggtcagggggccctgaagcccaagcctttgcatggaatcattgcctcaatatcaacaaatcaggatgtaggctatgaatctgattgaatttagtattggccatccccaaaatgcaccagaatacaggaaatcacatcaaacaaattaaacaaatttctgggggagggcccccaaaccccccccccccccccccccccccctcccacatatacgacaattagtggggggcccttaatacatgggCCCAGGGgtccaaaagttcataatccgcccatgatcGTTGGGCTCTGGGGAGAGATTTGCACAGTACACAGCTCCATGTTCTCTGTCCCCTTTCACATATGGAAAGTGATATAAAAATAACCCTTCCGCTTCCATTGACACTATTGATCGCTGCCTGTACTTGGACATGATGTCACTGGTGCCATGGATGCAGAAGCCGGCAGCTCACAGGTACAGTTAGCTGGAGGTTCAACAATGCCAGGTATGATTAGTGAGATGgttgttgttgtcattgtgTTGACACAATGAGTGGTGAAGCTGACGCATCTCATGGAGCATGAAGAGACCATAGAATCTCATTACCATTGAATCCTGCTCAAGTCTGTTCCTACCCAAAGGAGTTGGTCATATATTCAGAAATTCTGTAAAACCCACGTGCTCATTtcgtatgtgtactgtatagcCTAGAGCTAGTGAGAGTGGTaagtgtgtctatctgtcttcCATGCAAATTGTAACATCTAAACGAATTATGAAAACAAACTGGTACACAAGCTATTCATATGGCAGAGCTGCAGAGGGAACCAATATCTTTGGCATCTCTGCATTTACACTGAATCTGCGCTACCGTCTACCCTGCTTTTACAGAGCAAAAGCCCAGAAAGTGCATATGTATGCTTAGAAAAAACAGTGATTGAATAATGAACAACAGGGATTTTTTGACCATGGCAAGGCAACCAGTTAAAACAACCCCCATCACTACTGGAAAGTAGCAACATATACTTTTCATAAAGTACTTTTACAAAGTATATTTAGTTTTataaaagtacattttaaaagtaCATTTACTTTTTGTTGTACATTTAcaaagtacccccccccccccccaacattacACTGCACCTActtcaatttttttttgtgcttatttttaataatgcctttcttttttgacaaggaagatcatattcaaaacaaaacagccacacacaaacataggactCATAAACAGACGGGAAATGCAACGGGGAACCAAAATGCATTaccattgatggggtcaggtggagcttgaaaattccccacctccaaaatggggaatgacagaaaaagtttgagaaccactgcattGAATGATGGTTTACCCAGCATACAGTGCAACCTGTCGCTGTATAATAAGAATAGGTAGGACTTGCACCCTTGGAGACGAGTCTCTCAGATTAGTTCTTTGGAGGTGCCATGAGTGGAGCAAAAATCCCTGACACCCCTGGGGAGCAGAGTGCTCACCAGATGAAAACTGTGAAAAACATTTCTCTCCAGTGACTTTGTCCTTTGTGAAGCAGCAGCCCTGGCATTTACTGGCCTTAAATCCATATAAGTGGACCGAGATTGGCTTTGTTGAGCAGCTGTGCCTCTTCTGACGTTTTCCTACACTGAAAAAAACCCCAGctggctttttttgtttttattgaataCATCAGTGGTACATGTGAAAACCTTTGGCAACACTGTGAGCTGCATGATTATCTCAGTGTTCTTGGAAAGGCTTATGGGAGCACAATGAACAACCAATGAAATGGTGACATCAAGGCATCCCATGTGTTCATTTACATTACTGGTTCAGTACTTAGTACTAGGTATTTTGCTGTGGCAAAATATGTCAGTTCAACATAATACCATTGtgtttgaaagaaaaacataagTTTGTTGAATTTCAtgttttgtggtttagtaactcttttccttttttcccaaTATATACGCTTACTGTACCTTACGTAATTCGATTAGaaaaatggatttttttttttttgaatgtcCCCttcgggatcaataaagtatctatctatctatctatctatctatctatctacaggtACATGATACATATTCCTTCTTTTACACCAAGTTTGTGGTCTGTATTGATAATGTGGTGCATGAGGCTTCACACCTATTCTCTGATGCTCTGTGttagattagcttcaaggctataacttttttgttttgttgactgtttttgaagatgatcatgtatggtagcttcaacattaacacgacttggtgaggatgatattaataataatacataaataaatgtttaactttcatgactttgaaggcgtaggaagtgtgagaagaatttctgtgtatctatcatatgagttac encodes the following:
- the ins gene encoding insulin — translated: MALWLQTAALLIVMALSTMGGDAATAQHLCGSHLVDALYLVCGDQGFFYNPKRDVDPLQEFLPPKSSQDNEVAEYPYKDMEETMLQRRGSVERRGIVEQCCHRPCSVFELQNYCNSLQN